The Amycolatopsis umgeniensis DNA segment GTCGGCAGGGAGAGCTCGGACTCGGTCGTCGAGGTGCTGCGCGGGCAGCGGGTCATGGCGACCCTGCTCGGCATCGGCGTCGGCGGGCTGCTCGCCGCGGGCCTCGCCCGCGCGCTGGCCAACGTCACCCCGGCCCTGCCGCTCGACCCGGCGAACGTCGACGGCGGCGGCCCCGGCGGGCTGGGACGGCTCATCTTCACCAAGTACCTGTTCCCGTTCGAGCTCACCTCGGCGCTGCTGATCACCGCCGCGCTCGGCGCGATGGTGCTCGCCTTCACGGACAGGCACGCCAAGGGCGGCAAGAAGTCGCAGAAGGAACTCGTCGTCGACCGGTTCACCGGAAAGCACGACAGGCCTTCGCCGCTGCCCGGTCCGGGTGTCTTCGCGACCGCCAACTCGGTCGCCACCCCGGCGCTGCTGCCCGACGGTTCGATCGCCCCGGAGTCGCTTTCGGACATCATCGAATCGACTTCGGCCTCGCGGCTGGAAGACGAGCGCAAGCAGGTGTCCGGCTCTGAACCGGGCCCGGACGCCCACGCGCTCGTCGGCAAGAAAGAAGGGGACGAGGAATGACCCCGACGTACTACCTGCTCCTGTCCGCGCTGTTGTTCGCCATCGGCGCTGTCGGGGTGCTGGTGCGCCGCAACGCGATCGTCGTGTTCATGTGCATCGAGCTGATGCTGAACGCGGCGAACCTGTCCCTGGTCACGTTCGCCCGGATCAACGGGTCGCTCGACGGTCAGGTGATGGCGTTCTTCGTGATGGTCGTCGCCGCCGCCGAAGTCGTGGTGGGCCTCGCGATCATCATGGCGATCTTCCGCACCCGGCGCTCGGCCTCGGTCGACGACACCAACCTGCTGAAGTACTAGGGAGCACCGAGAGTGACCGCATCATCGTGGCTGCTGGTGGCCTTTCCCGCCCTCGGCGCCCTCATTCTTCTGCTGGCCGGGAAACGAGCCCGCCCCTGGGGACACCTCCTCGGCAGCGCGACCGTCTCACTGTCCTTTGTGTACGGACTGATCCTCTTCTTCACCGCCGACACGAAGAACATCGCGGACGTCAAGCTGTTCTCGTGGATCCCGGTCTCGGCGCTGCAGGTCGACTTCGGACTCCGGATCGACGCGCTTTCGCTGACCTTCGTGCTGCTGATCACCGGCGTCGGCATGCTGATCCACTTCTACTCGATCGGCTACATGTCCGAGGACCGCGATCGGTCGAGGTTCTTCGCGTACCTCAACCTGTTCGTCGCCTCGATGCTGATCCTGGTGCTGGGGAACAGCTTCGTGACGCTGTACCTCGGCTGGGAAGGCGTCGGCCTCGCGTCGTACCTGCTCATCGGCTGGTACCAGGACCGCCCGTCCGCGGCCACCGCGGCGAAGAAGGCGTTCCTGATGAACCGCGTCGGCGACGTCGGGCTCGCGCTGGCGATCTTCCTGATGTTCAAGTACGTCGGGAGCACCGGTTACGCCGAGGTCTTCGGCGCCGTCGGCCAGATCCCGACCGGCGCCGTCACCGCGATCGCGATCCTGCTGCTGCTGGGCGCGTGCGGTAAATCCGGTCAGTTCCCGCTGCAGGCCTGGCTTCCGGACGCGATGGAGGGCCCGACCCCGGTCTCGGCCCTCATCCACGCGGCGACGATGGTCACCGCGGGCGTCTACCTGGTCGCCCGCGCGCACGAGATCTTCAACGCCACCCCGGACGGCCGCCTGATCGTCACCCTCGTCGGCACGGTCACGCTCTTGATCGGGTGCATCATCGGGTGCGCCTACGACGACATCAAGAAGGTCCTGGCGTACTCGACGGTCAGCCAGATCGGCTACATGATGCTCGCCGTCGGCCTCGGGCCGATCGCCTACGCGCTCGGCATCATGCACCTGGTGGCGCACGGTTTCTTCAAGGCCGGGCTGTTCCTCGGGGCCGGTTCGGTCATGCACGCCATGAACGACGAGGTCGACATGCGGAAGTTCGGCGGGCTGCGCAAGCACCTGCCGGTCACCTTCTGGACCTTCGCGCTCGGCTACCTCGCGCTGATCGGCATCCCGCCGCTTTCCGGCTTCTTCACCAAGGACGCGATCATCGAAGCGGCGCTGAGCCAGGGCGGCTGGCGCGGCTGGGTGATGGGCGGCGCGGCACTGCTCGGCGCCGGGCTCACCGCGTTCTACATGACGCGCCTGATGGTGATGACCTTCTTCGGCAAGGAACGCTGGAAGGAGATCAAGTCCAGCGACGGCCGCGACTTCCACCCGCACGAAAGCCCCGCGGTGATGAAGTGGCCGATGATCATCCTCGCCGTGGGTTCGATCGGCGCCGGTGCGTTCTTCGCCCTCGGCGACCGGTTCGCCGAATGGCTCTCGCCGGTGGTCGGCCCGCTCGAGGAGGGTGGCCACAGTGTCATCCCGCACCTGCTGGTCCCGTTCCTCACCGTGGCGCTGTCCGTCCTGGGCGCGCTCGCCGCTTGGCTCTTCGTCGGTCGTAAGGACGTTCCGGTGGAACGCCCCGAACGGGTCTCCGCCGTGGTCAAGGCCGCGCGCAACGACCTCTACGGCAACACCCTGAACGAGACGCTGGTCGCCCGTCCGGGCACCTGGCTCGCCCGCGCGCTGGTCTACGTGGACAACCGCGGGGTCGACGGCGCGGTCAACGGCCTCGCCGCCGCGCTCGGCGGCGGATCCGGGCGACTGCGCCGCCTGCAGACCGGCTTCGTCCGCTCGTACGCACTGTCCATGCTGGGCGGCACATTCCTGCTTCTGGCGGCACTCCTGCTGGTGAGGTTCTCCTGATGACTTGGCTCCTGGCAACCATCCTGGTGCCGCTGGTAGGTGCAGCGGTCGTCGCGGGGATGAAGAAGAACGACAGGCTGGCGACGCTCACCGCGCTCGCGGTGTCCATCCTGACGTTCCTGCTGGTGATCCCGCTGTGGGCGAGCTATTCGCCGACGGGGGACCGGATCCAGCAGAAGTCCTCGATGGACTGGATCCCGAACTTCGGCATCCACATCTCGTTCGGCATCGACGGCATCGCGCTGGTGATGATCGCGGTCATCGGGCTGCTGGTGCCGATCGTGGTCGGCTCGCTCGGCCTGACCGACAAGCTCCCGGCCGGTCGCTCGGCGGGCGGGTACCTGTCGCTGATCCTGGTGCAGCAGTCGTTGACCATCGCGGTGTTCGCCGCGACCGACGTCTTCCTGTTCTACGTGCTGTTCGAGATCATGCTGATCCCGATGTACTTCCTCATCGGCGGCTACGGCGGCGCGAACCGGCAGTACGCGGCGGTCAAGTTCTTCCTGTACTCGTTCCTCGGCGGCCTGATCATGCTGGCGTCGGCCATCGGGGCGTACTCGATGGCGTCGGACGAGCTCGGCAAGGGCACCTTCGACTGGGAAACGCTCGTCACCGTCGTCCGCGACGCTCCGACGGGCACCCAGATCTGGCTGTTCCTCGGGTTCTTCCTCGCCTTCGCGATCAAGGCCCCTTTGGTGCCGTTCCACACCTGGCTGCCGGACGCCGCGGGACAGGCGCCCATCGGCGTCGCGGTCCTGCTGGTCGGTGTGCTGGACAAGGTCGGCACGTTCGGGTTCCTGCGCTACCTCCTCCCGATGTTCCCGGCGGCCAGCAAGGAACTCGCGCCGTGGGTGCTGGTGCTCGCCGTCGCGGGTGTCCTTTATGGATCGATCCTCGCCGCGGGCCAGCGCGACATGAAGCGGTTCATCGCCTACGTGTCGATCGCCCACTTCGGTTTCATCGCGCTGGGCATCTTCACCTTCAACGAGCAGGCGATGGTCGGCTCGGTGTCGTACATGCTCAACCACAGCCTCGCCACCGGGATGCTGATCGTGGTCGTCGGGCTGATCGTGATGCGCGGCGGATCCACCAAGATCTCCGACTACGGCGGCATGGCGAAGGTGACCCCGCTGCTCGGCGGGATGTTGCTCATCGCCGGTCTGTCCACTTTGTCCCTGCCCGGCACGAACTCCTTCATCAGTGAGTTCCTGGTGCTACTGGGGTCCTTTGTGGACTACCCGGTCTACACGATCATCGCGACCGTCGGCATGGTGCTGGCCGCGGCGTACGTGCTCTGGCTCTACCAGCGCGTCATGCAGGGCCCCGTCCGCGGTGACGCCCTGGTGGGCGCCGGTGGAGGCCCCGGCACGGCGATCGCACCCGAACTCGGGGCCACCAAAGCCATCAAGGACCTCGGCGGCAAGGAGATCGCGATCCTGGCGCCGATGGTCGTGCTGATCATCGCGCTCGGGTTCTACCCCAAGCCGGTGCTCGACACGATCACCCCGTCGGTGCAGGCGACGATGTCGTCGCTGGATGCGCAGAGCGTGAATGTTGGAGGCGCAAAATGACCAAGTCCGAGGGCGCTTTCGCCCGAAGGGCCCGTGCTCGCGGAGGCAGGCCGGAGGTCTGTCTACGTGAACACGGGTGCGCCCTCCTCATAGGCGCCGTACAGGGAGGCAAGTAACAGTGCTCTTCTTGACTCAGGCGCCACCGGTGCAGGTGCCGTCGATCGACTACTTCGCCGTCACGCCGATCCTGATCATCCTCGGCGCGGCGTGTGTCAGCGTGCTGTTCGAAGCCTTCCTGCCCAAGCACATGCGGTGGCCTTCGCAGGTCTTCCTGTCCCTGCTCGGGATCGGCGGGGCGGGTGTCTTCCTGGCCTGGTACGCCAGTTCGTCCGCGCCGAAGAACGGCGTCACGACCTTCAGCGGCGCGATCGCCGTCGACCGGCCGTCGCTGTTCCTGTGGGGCACGCTGCTGGCGCTGGCGCTGGGCGCGCTGCTGCTGATCGCGGACCGCTCGGTCGAACCGGGCGGCGCGTTCGTCGCGCAGGCCGGTATCCGCCCGGGCACCGTGCAGGACCGCGCGCAGGTCGGCACCACCGGCATGCAGACCGAGGTCTTCCCGCTGACGCTGTTCGCGCTCGGCGGCATGATGGCCTTCGTCGCGGCCAACGACCTGCTGACCATGTTCATCGCGCTCGAAGTGCTGAGCCTGCCGCTGTACCTGATGTGCGGTCTCGCCCGGCGGCGTCGCCTGCTCTCGCAGGAAGCCGCGGTCAAGTACTTCCTGCTCGGCGCTTTCTCGTCGGCGTTCTTCCTCTACGGTCTCGCGCTGCTCTACGGCTACGCGAACTCCGTGCAGCTGTCGGACATCGCCAACGCCGCCGCCGGCTCGGACCGGTCGGACACGCTGCTGTTCGCCGGGCTCGGACTGCTCGCGGTCGGCCTGCTGTTCAAGGGTTCGGTCGGCCCGTTCCACACCTGGACCCCGGACGTCTACCAGGGCGCGCCGACCCCGGTCACCGCCTTCATGGGCGCCTGCACCAAGGTCGCCGCGTTCGGCGGGATCCTGCGGGTGTTCTCGGTGGCGTTCGAGTCGACCAGCTGGGAATGGCGCGGCGTGCTCTGGGGCGTCGCGATCCTCTCGATGCTGATCGGCGCGGTGCTGGGCCTGACGCAGACCGACGTGAAGCGCATGATCGCCTACTCGTCCATCGCGCACGCCGGATTCCTGCTCATCGGCGCGATCACGATGACCGAGGAAGGCCTGTCGAGCACGCTGTTCTACCTGCTGGCCTACGGCTTCACCACGCTCGCCGCGTTCGGTGTCGTCTCGCTGGTGCGGGACTCGAACGGCGAGGCGACGCACCTGTCCGCGTGGGCGGGGCTGGCCAAGCGGTCTCCGGTGCTGGCAGGCGTGTTCACCTTCCTGCTGCTCGCGCTGGCCGGTATCCCGCTGACCAGCGGTTTCGTCGGCAAGTTCGTGGTGTTCTCGGCGGCCCTGTCCGACGGTATGGCGCCGCTGGTCGTCATCGCCCTGATCTTCAGCGCCGTCGCCGCGTTCTTCTACCTGCGGGTGATCGTGCTGATGTACTTCTCCGAACCGGCACCCGACGGCCCGACCGTCACCGTGCCCGGCGCGTTCACCACGACGGCGATCACGCTCGGCGTCATCGTCACGCTGGTGCTCGGCCTGATCCCGGCGTTCGCCCTCGACTGGGCGGGCTCGGGCGGCTTCGCCCTCAAGTAGTTCTTTTGCGTGTGAAGGCCCTCTCCACCTCGGTGGAGGGGGCCTTTCACTTGGGTAGAACTACTCGACTTGCCCGGCGAGGGGTCCGCAAGCACGCTTCTCGCGTCATAGTGTGGTCACGTTGTCACGCTCGGGGAGGGGTGCGATGTCAGGCGGGTATGAGATCGTCTTGACGGCGATCGAGTCATCGGCCGGCGCGGCGAAACGCGCGGCCGAAGTGGTCCGGCCGACGGATCTCGCGGCGGGGTTGACCGGCGTTTCAACGGGCCTGCCAGGCGGGGTCTCCGGTGAAGCGGCCCGGCTGCTCGCCGACGCTTGGGGCCGGGCGGTGCCGACCTGGGTCGAGAACGTCGACGCCTACTCGGCCCAACTGGACCAGGCCGTGGCGCGATACCGGTCGAACGAGCAGTCAGCCGTTCACGACCTGCACCCCGTGGCCCCCGGTGGCGGTCGGAGGCCGGTCTGATGGTCACGTGGGCCGACGTCCGCCGATGGGATCCGGCCGCGGTGGGCCGGGTCGCGGACGACCTCACCGCGTGGTGCACTCGGATCATCGGCGCGAACGACGACATCGAGTCGATGGCGCGGTTCGACGGCTGGACCGGCGACGCGTCCGTCGCCGCTTCGACCCGGGGAAACTCGCTGATCACCACCGTGGAGCAGCTGGTCGCGCAGGCGTCGGCCGTCCGCCGTGGTGCGCATGAGGTGCAGATCGCGCTCGAGCGGATCAGCGCGTTCGTCCGGGAGACCGAAGAGCTCGCGCATCACTACGGGCTGACGATCGGTGACGGTTGTGTGGTGCCGATCCCCGGCCAGCCACCTCTCGCGCCGGGGATTCAGGCGGAGATCACGGACAAGGTCGAGCAGATCCTGCGCCGGGCGGCGGACGTGGACGCGGATTTCGCCGCGATCATGACCAGGGCGATGCGCGGCGAGATCAGTGAACAGGGTGTCGGCACCCTCGCCCAAGCCGCTGACGTCGGTGCCGCGCAGAGCGGCCTGTCGATCATCGGACCGCCCGAGGGCGGCACGCCGAGCGACAACAAGGCGTG contains these protein-coding regions:
- the nuoN gene encoding NADH-quinone oxidoreductase subunit NuoN, coding for MLFLTQAPPVQVPSIDYFAVTPILIILGAACVSVLFEAFLPKHMRWPSQVFLSLLGIGGAGVFLAWYASSSAPKNGVTTFSGAIAVDRPSLFLWGTLLALALGALLLIADRSVEPGGAFVAQAGIRPGTVQDRAQVGTTGMQTEVFPLTLFALGGMMAFVAANDLLTMFIALEVLSLPLYLMCGLARRRRLLSQEAAVKYFLLGAFSSAFFLYGLALLYGYANSVQLSDIANAAAGSDRSDTLLFAGLGLLAVGLLFKGSVGPFHTWTPDVYQGAPTPVTAFMGACTKVAAFGGILRVFSVAFESTSWEWRGVLWGVAILSMLIGAVLGLTQTDVKRMIAYSSIAHAGFLLIGAITMTEEGLSSTLFYLLAYGFTTLAAFGVVSLVRDSNGEATHLSAWAGLAKRSPVLAGVFTFLLLALAGIPLTSGFVGKFVVFSAALSDGMAPLVVIALIFSAVAAFFYLRVIVLMYFSEPAPDGPTVTVPGAFTTTAITLGVIVTLVLGLIPAFALDWAGSGGFALK
- a CDS encoding NADH-quinone oxidoreductase subunit M; the protein is MTWLLATILVPLVGAAVVAGMKKNDRLATLTALAVSILTFLLVIPLWASYSPTGDRIQQKSSMDWIPNFGIHISFGIDGIALVMIAVIGLLVPIVVGSLGLTDKLPAGRSAGGYLSLILVQQSLTIAVFAATDVFLFYVLFEIMLIPMYFLIGGYGGANRQYAAVKFFLYSFLGGLIMLASAIGAYSMASDELGKGTFDWETLVTVVRDAPTGTQIWLFLGFFLAFAIKAPLVPFHTWLPDAAGQAPIGVAVLLVGVLDKVGTFGFLRYLLPMFPAASKELAPWVLVLAVAGVLYGSILAAGQRDMKRFIAYVSIAHFGFIALGIFTFNEQAMVGSVSYMLNHSLATGMLIVVVGLIVMRGGSTKISDYGGMAKVTPLLGGMLLIAGLSTLSLPGTNSFISEFLVLLGSFVDYPVYTIIATVGMVLAAAYVLWLYQRVMQGPVRGDALVGAGGGPGTAIAPELGATKAIKDLGGKEIAILAPMVVLIIALGFYPKPVLDTITPSVQATMSSLDAQSVNVGGAK
- the nuoL gene encoding NADH-quinone oxidoreductase subunit L, with product MTASSWLLVAFPALGALILLLAGKRARPWGHLLGSATVSLSFVYGLILFFTADTKNIADVKLFSWIPVSALQVDFGLRIDALSLTFVLLITGVGMLIHFYSIGYMSEDRDRSRFFAYLNLFVASMLILVLGNSFVTLYLGWEGVGLASYLLIGWYQDRPSAATAAKKAFLMNRVGDVGLALAIFLMFKYVGSTGYAEVFGAVGQIPTGAVTAIAILLLLGACGKSGQFPLQAWLPDAMEGPTPVSALIHAATMVTAGVYLVARAHEIFNATPDGRLIVTLVGTVTLLIGCIIGCAYDDIKKVLAYSTVSQIGYMMLAVGLGPIAYALGIMHLVAHGFFKAGLFLGAGSVMHAMNDEVDMRKFGGLRKHLPVTFWTFALGYLALIGIPPLSGFFTKDAIIEAALSQGGWRGWVMGGAALLGAGLTAFYMTRLMVMTFFGKERWKEIKSSDGRDFHPHESPAVMKWPMIILAVGSIGAGAFFALGDRFAEWLSPVVGPLEEGGHSVIPHLLVPFLTVALSVLGALAAWLFVGRKDVPVERPERVSAVVKAARNDLYGNTLNETLVARPGTWLARALVYVDNRGVDGAVNGLAAALGGGSGRLRRLQTGFVRSYALSMLGGTFLLLAALLLVRFS
- a CDS encoding NADH-quinone oxidoreductase subunit J, with protein sequence MITAFLAQTDVSAGITTGETIAFWVLGPLALLGGLGMIFSRNAVHSALWLVLTMLCLGALYMIQQAPFLGFTQIIVYTGAIMMLFLFVLMLVGRESSDSVVEVLRGQRVMATLLGIGVGGLLAAGLARALANVTPALPLDPANVDGGGPGGLGRLIFTKYLFPFELTSALLITAALGAMVLAFTDRHAKGGKKSQKELVVDRFTGKHDRPSPLPGPGVFATANSVATPALLPDGSIAPESLSDIIESTSASRLEDERKQVSGSEPGPDAHALVGKKEGDEE
- the nuoK gene encoding NADH-quinone oxidoreductase subunit NuoK, which gives rise to MTPTYYLLLSALLFAIGAVGVLVRRNAIVVFMCIELMLNAANLSLVTFARINGSLDGQVMAFFVMVVAAAEVVVGLAIIMAIFRTRRSASVDDTNLLKY